From the genome of Virgibacillus siamensis, one region includes:
- a CDS encoding LrgB family protein encodes MNSVLIAVTAIVGTCIIYLIAFTIHQKVQHTFSIPVLTSTIAIIIVLVLFQASYDTYMTGGKWIDELLGPAVVALAYPLYLQRDILKAIFLPLLVGTFIGAVAGISSGILLTKAAGFDTLIINSIVSKSVTTPVAMVVSNTVGGVTSLTAVFVMIAGIGGVLLHKRVFKLFRLNHYLGRGVGIGSASHAIGTATAMENSQTEGSVSTIAMVSSAVIVSIVTPGLMVLLL; translated from the coding sequence ATGAATAGTGTTTTAATCGCAGTCACTGCCATCGTTGGCACGTGCATCATTTATCTTATTGCATTTACCATACATCAAAAAGTCCAGCATACGTTCAGCATTCCGGTACTGACGTCAACAATCGCGATTATAATCGTGCTGGTGCTTTTTCAAGCATCCTATGATACGTACATGACAGGCGGAAAATGGATTGATGAGCTGCTTGGGCCGGCTGTAGTAGCGCTTGCTTATCCATTGTACCTGCAGCGAGACATCCTGAAAGCCATCTTTCTGCCGTTACTTGTCGGAACATTTATCGGTGCAGTAGCCGGTATATCAAGCGGTATTCTGCTGACCAAAGCAGCCGGGTTCGATACGTTAATTATAAACTCAATCGTCTCGAAATCCGTCACAACCCCTGTCGCCATGGTCGTTTCCAATACGGTGGGAGGCGTTACATCCCTGACAGCTGTCTTCGTCATGATTGCAGGAATCGGCGGTGTATTGCTGCATAAACGGGTCTTTAAACTGTTTCGACTCAACCACTATCTCGGCCGCGGCGTCGGCATCGGCAGCGCCTCCCATGCCATCGGAACCGCCACAGCAATGGAAAATAGCCAGACAGAAGGATCTGTCAGTACGATTGCCATGGTTTCCAGCGCTGTGATTGTATCGATTGTGACACCGGGGTTGATGGTGTTGTTGTTGTGA
- a CDS encoding CidA/LrgA family protein: MQKSIKLILQIAVLYGIYLIGEWIQDVLNLFVPGSVIGLILLFIALQTNLFNVRWIEEGASFFVRHLTLFFIPATVGVMEYYDVFAGKGVLLIVIVLLSTILVMGSAGLISQWMLQRKEWNHE; encoded by the coding sequence ATGCAAAAATCTATCAAACTCATTCTGCAAATAGCAGTTTTATATGGAATCTATTTAATCGGCGAGTGGATTCAGGATGTTCTGAACCTGTTTGTTCCCGGCAGTGTCATCGGACTTATCCTGCTGTTTATCGCCTTGCAGACCAATCTGTTTAACGTCCGCTGGATTGAAGAAGGGGCGTCTTTTTTTGTCCGTCATCTGACACTGTTTTTCATCCCGGCAACCGTGGGCGTTATGGAATATTATGATGTGTTCGCGGGAAAAGGTGTACTGCTGATTGTTATCGTTCTTCTCAGCACTATCCTTGTTATGGGAAGTGCCGGCTTGATCAGCCAATGGATGTTACAGCGAAAGGAATGGAACCATGAATAG